Genomic DNA from Hydrogenoanaerobacterium saccharovorans:
ACAAGCGTAATGAACTCAAACCGTACTTGGAGGATTACCTTCGGCAAAAGGGCGTCAATATACTCAAAGCCTTTTGCTGTCTCAATCCCGCACATGACGACAAGCACCCTTCGATGCGGTGTAACCGCAAAAACCACACGGTTCACTGTTTTTCCTGCGGAGTTACCTACGATATATTCGATTTAATCGGCATTGATTACGGTCTTACCTATTTTCCAGAACAATATCGAAAAGTTTATGAAATGTTTTACGGTGAAATACCATTAAGTCAGGATGACAGTGGTCAGAAGAAAAAAGAGAAAAAAGAACTCCGGAGCAGACGATATTCAGCTGAAACGGCGGAAAAACACGGAAACAGCCTGGTACGCGACAAAGAGACGGAGCTACGGGCCCTGATGCACCGTGCAAAACAAAACAACGAGTACTTTCAGTCTCGTGGTATTGGCGATGAGCTTTGCAAAAAGTACGGCTTATTTGAAGATGATGAGCGCGCTTATATGCCGCTGTTTGAGGGCGGGGTATGCACGGGATGGTGCGCAAGAGCAAAGAGTGATGGGGTTAAGCCACGCTACAAAAACTCCACCGGCGGAATGGGCGTCTGGAACAGCGATCTTTTTACAACTAGTTTTAACACCCAAAGCGGTGAGAGTGTGTTATCTTCATCGACAAACGGGGAAAATATTTACATCACAGAGGGTATCATCAACGCCCTTACCCTAGAGCAGATGGGCTGTAAAGCGGTTGCCCTGTGCGGCAGCCAGAATGTACAAAAGCTGCTGACACTGTGCGAGCAAAATGCCGCTGCGGTGAACCGTTTGCGTTTTGTGGCATGCGGCGACAACGACAGGGCAGGGGAGAGCATGAACCGTGCTTTACTAGATGGCATGAAAGAGCGCGGGCTCAGCTGTACGGTGCTTGCATTGGGGGACGGTGATGGAGACATCAACGACCTTTACCTGCGCGACCGTGAACGTTTGCGTTCCTATGTGCAGGCGGTAGAGGGCGAACACAGCCGCGACATAGCAAATTACCTTGCCGATGCGGCAGGGGCAAGCCTGGATGCTTTTTTTGCAGAAGGGGAGCGCCGAGCAAAAAGGAAGGGGATTTCCACCGGATTTGATTCGCTGGACGACATTCTTGATGGAGGAATTTACAGTGGATTGTATGTAATCGGAGCAATTTCGAGCCTTGGAAAAACCAGTTTTGTTTTACAGGTTGCGGACTACATAGCCGAGCACAGTGCAGATGTGCTCTTTTTCTCGTTGGAGCAAAGCCGCTTTGAATTGATTGCAAAATCGCTCAGCCGAACCAGTGCTCTGCTGGATACGAAACTACGACGCTGTGCCTTTACCGCGCGGGAACTGCTACGCGGGGACCAACCCGCAAACGAAATGGTACAGACTCTTTTGGAAACGACCAAACGCACCTACGCGCAAGCGGCGCAAGGGATGTTTTTGCGCGAAGGGATCGCGGACATCGGCGCGCAGGAAATCCGCGAGGCAGTGCGCCAACACATCGCCATGAGGGGGGCAGCCCCCGTAGTGGTGGTGGATTATCTGCAGATTTTAAAACCGTTTGATATCCGTGCAACCGACAAGCAAAATACCGACCGCGCGGTGGTGGAACTCAAGCGCATCAGCCGCGATTTTGACGTACCCGTTATCGCTATCTCTAGTTTTAATCGGGATAATTACCGCAGTGCGGTATCAATGGAAGCATTCAAAGAGAGTGGTGCGGTGGAATACAGCAGCGACGTCCTCTTTGGTATGCAGCTTGCGGGGGCAGGGGAGAGTGGTTTTGATGTGAACGCCGCGAAGGGGAAAGAACCGCGTCAGGTGGAGCTTGTAATGCTCAAAAACCGCAACGGCATCCCCTACGCCAAATTAAAATTCGATTATTATGCAAAATTCAGCTTGTTCAGCGAGGCAGG
This window encodes:
- a CDS encoding DnaB-like helicase C-terminal domain-containing protein, encoding MDKRNELKPYLEDYLRQKGVNILKAFCCLNPAHDDKHPSMRCNRKNHTVHCFSCGVTYDIFDLIGIDYGLTYFPEQYRKVYEMFYGEIPLSQDDSGQKKKEKKELRSRRYSAETAEKHGNSLVRDKETELRALMHRAKQNNEYFQSRGIGDELCKKYGLFEDDERAYMPLFEGGVCTGWCARAKSDGVKPRYKNSTGGMGVWNSDLFTTSFNTQSGESVLSSSTNGENIYITEGIINALTLEQMGCKAVALCGSQNVQKLLTLCEQNAAAVNRLRFVACGDNDRAGESMNRALLDGMKERGLSCTVLALGDGDGDINDLYLRDRERLRSYVQAVEGEHSRDIANYLADAAGASLDAFFAEGERRAKRKGISTGFDSLDDILDGGIYSGLYVIGAISSLGKTSFVLQVADYIAEHSADVLFFSLEQSRFELIAKSLSRTSALLDTKLRRCAFTARELLRGDQPANEMVQTLLETTKRTYAQAAQGMFLREGIADIGAQEIREAVRQHIAMRGAAPVVVVDYLQILKPFDIRATDKQNTDRAVVELKRISRDFDVPVIAISSFNRDNYRSAVSMEAFKESGAVEYSSDVLFGMQLAGAGESGFDVNAAKGKEPRQVELVMLKNRNGIPYAKLKFDYYAKFSLFSEAGSARK